The Saccharopolyspora gloriosae genome window below encodes:
- a CDS encoding MFS transporter has translation MTTTLDPPIRIGKPAVAALGLLAIATGALESVVTPTLPLLQRELAMSPAEGALLSVMLLITGALITPIAGKLGDRYGGERVLIRLMAVVCAGGLVSAVAPNLPVLLLGQVLQGAMVGALPLSFILVRRHLPEGESKVAIGVVSGLFVGGGMAGTLAAGPVAEGLSRHWMFALPTIAVIGSTLLVARLIPHAPPGRSPDTGIDLPGFALLSGTLITLMLVLALAPDIATRPLVLGALITVLAAFTAGWVTVERRAVTPMVDLRMLARPAVWKSCVLTFVICVGTSVAVYLVPQLLAAPADAYGFGADATEIGLILLPGAVTAALAGPISGLGARRFGSRAVVTTGIVLMAAALISLAVAHSEMWHLVVGKAMIALANGLCVTAMVTSTATSVDHADTGIATSLVLVTRVVGFAVGAQLSGALLTAATPPGSDVPAESAFITGFILAGIVTTTALLVARTLRRGARK, from the coding sequence ATGACCACGACCCTCGACCCCCCGATCCGCATCGGGAAACCGGCCGTCGCGGCCCTCGGCCTGCTGGCGATCGCCACCGGCGCCTTGGAATCGGTGGTGACACCGACGCTCCCGCTGCTGCAACGCGAACTCGCCATGAGCCCCGCCGAAGGAGCACTGCTCAGCGTCATGCTGCTGATCACCGGCGCGCTCATCACCCCGATCGCCGGCAAACTGGGCGACCGCTACGGCGGCGAACGCGTCCTGATCCGGCTCATGGCGGTGGTCTGCGCGGGCGGCCTCGTCTCCGCCGTCGCACCGAACCTGCCCGTCCTGCTGCTCGGCCAAGTGCTGCAAGGCGCGATGGTGGGCGCGTTACCCCTGTCGTTCATCCTGGTGCGCCGCCACCTCCCCGAAGGCGAGTCGAAGGTGGCCATCGGCGTGGTCAGCGGCCTGTTCGTCGGCGGCGGCATGGCCGGCACGCTGGCGGCCGGCCCCGTGGCCGAAGGGCTGTCCCGGCACTGGATGTTCGCGCTACCGACGATCGCCGTGATCGGCTCCACCCTGCTCGTGGCACGGCTGATCCCGCACGCCCCGCCAGGCAGGTCACCCGACACCGGGATCGACCTACCAGGGTTCGCCCTGCTGAGCGGCACGCTGATCACGCTCATGCTCGTGCTCGCACTGGCACCCGACATCGCCACCCGACCGCTCGTGCTCGGCGCCCTCATCACGGTCCTCGCCGCCTTCACGGCCGGCTGGGTCACCGTCGAACGACGCGCGGTGACACCGATGGTCGACCTGCGAATGCTTGCCCGGCCCGCCGTGTGGAAGTCGTGCGTGCTGACGTTCGTGATCTGCGTCGGCACGTCGGTGGCGGTCTACCTCGTCCCGCAGCTGCTCGCGGCCCCGGCCGACGCCTACGGTTTCGGGGCCGATGCCACCGAGATCGGCCTGATCCTGCTGCCCGGTGCCGTGACCGCCGCACTGGCCGGCCCGATCAGCGGACTCGGAGCACGGCGGTTCGGCTCGCGCGCCGTGGTCACCACCGGAATCGTCCTGATGGCCGCCGCCCTGATCTCCCTCGCCGTCGCGCACTCCGAGATGTGGCACCTCGTCGTCGGCAAAGCGATGATCGCGCTCGCCAACGGCCTGTGCGTGACCGCCATGGTCACCAGCACCGCCACCTCCGTCGACCACGCCGACACCGGCATCGCCACCAGCCTCGTCCTGGTCACCCGCGTGGTCGGCTTCGCCGTGGGCGCGCAGCTCAGCGGCGCGCTCCTCACCGCCGCGACCCCGCCCGGATCCGACGTCCCCGCCGAATCGGCCTTCATCACCGGCTTCATCCTGGCCGGCATCGTCACGACTACGGCACTGCTCGTCGCCCGCACCCTCCGCAGAGGAGCCCGGAAATGA
- a CDS encoding FAD-dependent monooxygenase — MTRTEPKRTVLISGAGVAGLALACRLDRREFDITLVEKASAPRHGGYPIDVRGTALEVARRIGILPRLRDAHIDLRRLTFLDEHGDEIAALHPHALTGGANQDLEMRRGDLTTALHAAARDDVEFRFHDSINTLHQHHHGVDVTFRGGDSRTFDLVIGADGLHSRTRELVFGPERPFHRYLGHCFAGFTLPNTFGLARETVLWNSPGRAAALYAAGDDTVHALLDFTHPGPPSAAFRTPEAQHHLVTTAFADAGWEIPRLLAAMRDADDLFFDAVGQIRMPRWTSGRVALAGDAAHAPSFRTGQGTSLALVGAYVLADHLTGQDHTAAYAAYERTTRDFVTANQDQLGDGALFPTTAHALHQRNAKLRELRAAPAPAARPAHSALTLPPLRT; from the coding sequence ATGACCCGCACCGAACCGAAGCGCACCGTCCTGATCTCCGGCGCCGGAGTCGCCGGACTAGCCCTCGCGTGCCGGCTCGACCGCCGCGAATTCGACATCACCCTCGTCGAGAAGGCGAGCGCGCCACGCCACGGCGGCTACCCCATCGACGTGCGCGGCACCGCCCTCGAAGTCGCCCGGCGAATCGGAATCCTGCCGCGCCTGCGCGACGCGCACATCGACCTGCGCCGATTGACCTTCCTCGACGAACACGGCGACGAGATCGCCGCGCTCCACCCGCACGCCCTCACCGGCGGCGCGAACCAGGACCTGGAAATGCGGCGCGGCGACCTCACCACGGCACTGCACGCGGCGGCCCGCGACGATGTCGAGTTCCGGTTCCACGACTCCATCAACACCCTCCACCAGCACCACCACGGCGTCGACGTCACCTTCCGCGGCGGCGACTCCCGCACCTTCGACCTCGTGATCGGCGCGGACGGGCTGCACTCGCGCACCCGCGAGCTCGTGTTCGGCCCCGAACGACCGTTCCACCGCTACCTCGGCCACTGCTTCGCCGGATTCACCCTGCCCAACACCTTCGGGCTCGCCCGCGAAACCGTGCTGTGGAACTCCCCCGGCAGGGCGGCCGCCCTCTACGCCGCAGGCGACGACACCGTCCACGCCCTCCTCGACTTCACCCACCCGGGACCGCCGTCCGCCGCGTTCCGCACCCCCGAAGCCCAGCACCACCTGGTCACCACGGCCTTCGCCGACGCCGGATGGGAGATCCCCCGCCTGCTCGCCGCGATGCGCGACGCCGACGACCTGTTCTTCGACGCCGTCGGCCAGATCCGCATGCCCCGCTGGACCAGCGGCCGGGTCGCGCTGGCCGGCGACGCCGCGCACGCCCCCTCGTTCCGCACCGGACAAGGCACCAGCCTCGCGCTCGTCGGCGCCTACGTGCTAGCCGACCACCTCACCGGCCAAGACCACACCGCGGCCTACGCCGCCTACGAACGCACCACCCGCGACTTCGTGACCGCGAACCAGGACCAGCTCGGCGACGGCGCACTGTTCCCCACCACCGCGCACGCCCTGCACCAGCGCAACGCCAAGCTGCGCGAGCTCCGCGCCGCCCCCGCCCCGGCCGCACGACCCGCGCACTCGGCCCTCACCCTGCCGCCGCTCAGGACATGA
- a CDS encoding MgtC/SapB family protein produces MADEVVAGLGELPLLVELGSALLLSSLVGLEREVRAKSAGLRTHTLVGVGAALFMLVSKYGFGDMLEFDRVSLDPSRVAAQVVSGIGFIGGGLIFVRRDVVRGLTTAATVWMVAAIGMACGGGLVLLASATTLVHFLVAVGYPRLLRLLRGVLREPQVVRVGYLDGHGVLREVLTLCTSRGLKVLDLQVEREDTDDEQQRTAVVAVRLQGKRPVGDLVEEINTFPGVLHAAVGDSAEAGI; encoded by the coding sequence ATGGCGGACGAAGTGGTCGCAGGTCTGGGTGAGCTGCCGCTGCTCGTGGAGCTGGGCAGCGCGTTGCTGCTGTCGAGCCTGGTGGGCTTGGAGCGGGAGGTGCGCGCGAAGAGCGCGGGTCTGCGCACGCACACCTTGGTCGGGGTGGGTGCGGCGTTGTTCATGCTGGTGTCGAAGTACGGCTTCGGCGACATGCTGGAGTTCGACCGGGTGTCGCTGGACCCGTCGCGGGTGGCCGCGCAGGTGGTGTCGGGGATCGGGTTCATCGGCGGTGGGTTGATCTTCGTGCGCCGCGATGTGGTGCGGGGTCTGACGACGGCGGCGACGGTGTGGATGGTCGCGGCGATCGGGATGGCCTGCGGGGGTGGGCTGGTGCTGTTGGCGTCGGCGACGACGCTGGTGCACTTCCTGGTCGCGGTGGGGTATCCGCGGTTGTTGCGGTTGCTGCGCGGGGTGTTGCGGGAGCCGCAGGTGGTGCGCGTCGGGTATCTGGACGGGCACGGGGTGCTGCGGGAGGTGTTGACGTTGTGCACGAGCCGCGGGTTGAAGGTGCTGGACCTGCAGGTGGAGCGCGAGGACACAGATGACGAGCAGCAGCGCACCGCCGTGGTGGCGGTGCGGCTGCAGGGCAAGCGGCCGGTGGGCGATCTGGTGGAGGAGATCAACACGTTCCCGGGGGTGCTGCACGCGGCGGTCGGTGATTCGGCGGAGGCCGGTATTTGA
- a CDS encoding methyltransferase domain-containing protein — protein MSSAAGAVEFLREFVKSPTTTAAVGPSSRYLARDMVAPIPATGDPVVVELGPGTGAFTEAIQRRLGGRGRHLAVELNQRWAESLSARYPEVETVCADARALPRLLAERGVRADVVVSGLPWAAHAPQDGVPLIRLIADSLTEQGAFTQFAYTWTRWAAPARRQHADLRAVFEETVLSRTVWRNLPPALVYLARRPR, from the coding sequence GTGAGCAGTGCGGCAGGCGCGGTGGAGTTCCTCCGCGAGTTCGTGAAGTCGCCGACGACGACGGCCGCGGTGGGCCCGAGTTCGCGGTACCTGGCGCGGGACATGGTCGCGCCGATCCCGGCGACGGGTGATCCGGTGGTGGTGGAGCTCGGTCCCGGTACGGGGGCGTTCACCGAGGCGATCCAGCGGCGGCTCGGTGGCCGCGGCAGGCATCTGGCGGTGGAGCTCAACCAGCGGTGGGCGGAGTCGCTGAGCGCGCGGTACCCCGAGGTGGAGACGGTGTGCGCGGACGCCCGCGCGTTGCCGCGGTTGCTGGCGGAGCGGGGTGTGCGGGCCGATGTGGTGGTCAGCGGGTTGCCGTGGGCGGCGCACGCGCCGCAGGACGGGGTGCCGCTGATCCGGTTGATCGCGGATTCGCTGACGGAGCAGGGCGCGTTCACGCAGTTCGCGTACACGTGGACGCGGTGGGCGGCGCCGGCTCGGCGCCAGCACGCGGATCTGCGGGCGGTGTTCGAGGAGACGGTGCTCAGCCGCACGGTGTGGCGGAACCTGCCGCCCGCGCTGGTGTACTTGGCGCGTCGGCCGCGCTGA
- a CDS encoding VWA domain-containing protein, translating into MSLSGFTTPWWFLLLLVVAALVAGYVWAQKRARKETLRFSNLAVLDRVAPKRQGWPKHVPAALLAVAMILLTVALSGPTAEQRIPRNRATVMLTVDVSLSMMAKDVEPSRLEAAKVAAKEFADKLTPGINLGLVSFAGTATVMVMPTTDRAGVKQAIDNLSLSEATATGDGINASMSAIDSFGKMVGGPGGAPPARIVLMADGGQTIPRDLNAPRGAYTKAGEAKKAGIPITTISFGTDYGTIDIEGQSQPVEVDDEAMEEIAGLSGGEFHKAASAEQLRRVYDTLGEQIGYEIKHTDASRPWLVLGTLAAIVAAVLSLLLGRRLP; encoded by the coding sequence TTGAGTTTGTCGGGTTTCACCACGCCGTGGTGGTTCTTGCTGCTGCTGGTGGTCGCGGCGCTGGTCGCCGGCTACGTGTGGGCGCAGAAGCGGGCGCGCAAGGAGACGTTGCGGTTCAGCAACCTCGCGGTGCTGGACCGGGTGGCGCCGAAGCGCCAGGGCTGGCCGAAGCACGTGCCCGCCGCGTTGCTGGCGGTCGCGATGATCCTGCTGACGGTGGCGTTGTCCGGTCCGACGGCGGAGCAGCGGATTCCGCGCAACCGGGCCACGGTGATGCTCACCGTGGACGTGTCGCTGTCGATGATGGCCAAGGACGTCGAGCCCAGTCGCCTGGAGGCGGCGAAGGTCGCGGCGAAGGAGTTCGCCGACAAGCTGACTCCCGGCATCAACCTGGGGTTGGTGTCGTTCGCGGGCACGGCGACGGTGATGGTGATGCCGACGACCGACCGCGCCGGGGTGAAGCAGGCCATCGACAACCTGTCGCTGTCGGAGGCGACCGCGACCGGGGACGGCATCAACGCCTCGATGTCGGCGATCGACTCGTTCGGCAAGATGGTCGGCGGTCCCGGTGGCGCGCCGCCCGCGCGGATCGTGCTGATGGCCGACGGCGGGCAGACGATCCCGCGTGATCTCAACGCGCCGCGCGGTGCTTATACGAAGGCGGGCGAGGCGAAGAAGGCCGGGATCCCGATCACGACGATCTCGTTCGGCACCGACTACGGCACGATCGACATCGAGGGCCAGTCGCAGCCGGTGGAGGTCGACGACGAGGCTATGGAGGAGATCGCGGGGCTCTCCGGCGGTGAGTTCCACAAGGCGGCGAGCGCGGAGCAGCTGCGCCGGGTCTACGACACGCTGGGCGAGCAGATCGGCTACGAGATCAAGCACACAGACGCCAGCAGGCCGTGGTTGGTGCTGGGTACGCTCGCCGCGATCGTCGCCGCGGTGCTCTCGTTGCTGCTGGGGCGACGTCTGCCCTGA
- a CDS encoding DUF58 domain-containing protein: protein MSESSGHDGADRPSWAPPELEGPRLQAALRSLELTVRGRLDGLLQGNHLGLVPGPGTEPGEARVYQPGDDVRRMDWAVTARMSEPHIRQTVADRELETWVALDLSPSLDFGSAACDKRELAVAALAAVTHLTSGGGNRIGAVVDNGTGPVRLPARGGLGHSRGLLRKVAEIPRAAEGTRGDLPRLLESLRRPPRRRGLAVVVSDFLGDLDWQRALRGLGARHSLLAVEVLDPRDLELPDVGTVVLSDPETGEQREVRTTPVLRKEFAAAAAAHREEVSAALRRAGCAHLVLRTDSDWIADVVRFVVARKRGWSGGTA from the coding sequence GTGTCGGAGAGTTCCGGCCACGACGGCGCGGACCGCCCGTCCTGGGCCCCGCCGGAGCTGGAGGGGCCGCGGCTGCAGGCCGCACTGCGCTCCTTGGAGCTGACGGTGCGCGGCAGGCTCGACGGGCTGCTGCAGGGCAACCACCTGGGCCTGGTGCCCGGTCCCGGCACCGAGCCGGGGGAGGCGCGGGTCTACCAGCCCGGCGATGACGTGCGGCGGATGGACTGGGCGGTGACCGCGCGCATGTCGGAGCCGCACATCCGCCAGACGGTGGCGGACCGGGAGCTGGAGACGTGGGTGGCGCTCGACCTCTCGCCCAGCCTGGACTTCGGTTCCGCGGCCTGCGACAAGCGGGAGCTGGCGGTGGCCGCGCTGGCGGCGGTGACGCACTTGACCAGCGGTGGTGGCAATCGGATCGGGGCCGTCGTGGACAACGGCACGGGCCCGGTGCGGTTGCCCGCGCGGGGCGGGCTGGGGCATTCGCGCGGGTTGTTGCGCAAGGTCGCGGAGATCCCGCGGGCCGCGGAGGGCACGCGGGGTGATCTGCCGCGGTTGCTGGAGTCGCTGCGCAGGCCGCCGCGCCGGCGGGGCCTGGCGGTGGTGGTCTCCGACTTCCTCGGCGACTTGGATTGGCAGCGCGCGCTGCGCGGTCTCGGCGCCCGGCATTCGCTGCTGGCGGTCGAGGTGCTGGATCCGCGGGATCTGGAGTTGCCGGACGTGGGCACGGTGGTGCTCTCCGATCCGGAGACGGGTGAACAACGGGAAGTGCGCACGACACCGGTGCTGCGCAAGGAGTTCGCGGCGGCGGCTGCCGCGCACCGCGAGGAGGTCTCGGCGGCGCTGCGGCGCGCCGGGTGCGCGCACTTGGTGCTGCGAACGGATTCGGACTGGATCGCCGACGTGGTGCGGTTCGTGGTGGCCCGCAAACGGGGATGGTCCGGGGGAACGGCGTGA
- a CDS encoding AAA family ATPase: MTEAGEGGATPAEQVSTPARDAQLLERTVFEVKRVIVGQDRLVERVLVGLLAKGHVLLEGVPGVAKTLAVETFAKVVGGSFSRLQFTPDLVPADILGTRIYRQGSERFDVELGPVLANFVLADEINRAPAKVQSALLEVMAERHVSIGGESFPMPNPFLVLATQNPIENEGVYPLPEAQRDRFLFKLQVEYPSAEEEREIVYRMGVASPEPTPVLNADELTRLQGVASQVFVHHALVDYVVRLVLATRTPNDHGLSDIAGWVSYGASPRASLGVVAASRALALVRGRDYVLPQDVVDVVPDVLRHRLVLSYDALADGIPVDHIVNRVLQTVPLPQVSARPQAAQPQAQPGGYGQAPVGPAQQY, from the coding sequence GTGACCGAGGCCGGCGAGGGCGGGGCGACGCCCGCGGAGCAGGTGAGCACACCGGCTCGGGACGCGCAGTTGCTCGAACGCACCGTGTTCGAGGTCAAGCGGGTCATCGTCGGGCAGGACCGGCTCGTCGAACGAGTCCTGGTCGGCCTGCTGGCGAAGGGCCACGTGCTGCTCGAAGGCGTCCCCGGCGTGGCCAAGACGCTCGCGGTGGAGACCTTCGCGAAGGTCGTCGGCGGCTCGTTCTCCCGGTTGCAGTTCACCCCCGACCTGGTGCCCGCCGACATCCTCGGCACCCGCATCTACCGGCAGGGCAGCGAGCGCTTCGACGTGGAGCTCGGTCCGGTGCTGGCGAACTTCGTGCTCGCCGACGAGATCAACCGCGCGCCCGCGAAGGTGCAGTCGGCGCTGCTGGAGGTCATGGCCGAGCGCCACGTCTCCATCGGCGGCGAGAGCTTCCCGATGCCGAACCCGTTCCTGGTGCTGGCCACCCAGAACCCCATCGAGAACGAAGGCGTGTACCCGCTGCCGGAAGCGCAGCGGGACCGCTTCCTGTTCAAGCTCCAGGTCGAGTACCCCTCGGCTGAGGAGGAGCGGGAGATCGTCTACCGGATGGGCGTGGCCAGTCCGGAGCCGACGCCGGTGCTCAACGCGGACGAGCTGACCCGGCTGCAGGGGGTCGCCTCGCAGGTGTTCGTGCACCACGCGCTCGTGGACTACGTGGTGCGGCTGGTGCTGGCCACGCGGACGCCGAACGACCACGGGCTGTCCGACATCGCGGGCTGGGTGTCCTACGGCGCTTCGCCGCGGGCGAGCCTGGGAGTCGTGGCGGCCTCGCGGGCGCTCGCGCTGGTGCGCGGCCGGGACTACGTGCTGCCGCAGGACGTCGTGGACGTGGTGCCGGACGTGCTGCGCCACCGCCTGGTGCTGTCCTACGACGCGCTCGCCGACGGCATCCCGGTGGACCACATCGTCAACCGGGTGCTGCAGACGGTGCCGCTGCCGCAGGTCTCGGCGCGTCCGCAGGCGGCCCAGCCGCAGGCGCAGCCCGGCGGGTACGGGCAGGCTCCGGTCGGCCCGGCGCAGCAGTACTGA
- the mobA gene encoding molybdenum cofactor guanylyltransferase, whose translation MEDFAAVVLAGGRARRLGGVDKLALSTGGRTLLDHTLAAVRGADPLVVVGPERAVSVPVRWAREDPPGSGPLAGLRAGLGEVPFDHGSVAVLAADHPGLVPETVARLHAAVEGAGAVLVDQDGMPQWLLGVWRVEALRAAMPADVRDRPVRALFESLAPVRIPAVGAEAADVDTPQDLHRLN comes from the coding sequence ATGGAGGACTTCGCCGCGGTGGTGCTGGCGGGCGGCCGTGCGCGGCGGCTCGGGGGAGTGGACAAGCTCGCGCTGTCCACCGGCGGCCGCACGTTGCTGGACCACACGCTCGCCGCGGTGCGCGGCGCCGACCCCCTCGTCGTCGTGGGCCCGGAGCGCGCGGTGTCGGTCCCGGTCCGGTGGGCGCGGGAGGATCCGCCCGGTTCCGGTCCGCTCGCCGGGCTGCGCGCGGGGCTGGGGGAGGTTCCGTTCGACCACGGCTCGGTGGCGGTGCTCGCGGCCGACCATCCCGGGCTCGTCCCGGAGACCGTCGCGCGGTTGCACGCCGCGGTCGAGGGGGCCGGTGCGGTGCTGGTCGACCAGGACGGGATGCCGCAGTGGCTGCTCGGCGTCTGGCGGGTGGAGGCGCTGCGCGCGGCGATGCCCGCCGACGTGCGGGATCGGCCGGTGCGCGCGCTGTTCGAGTCGCTGGCGCCGGTGCGGATCCCCGCGGTGGGGGCGGAGGCCGCCGACGTCGACACCCCGCAGGACCTGCACCGCCTGAACTGA
- a CDS encoding NlpC/P60 family protein: MRRPRRLTGGLVLASAIALALPVAAGSAPEPPARPGDGEIQTQRDRVGDRADRVGELTQRLAESETRLTELGAQVELAMEDANKARVDLARAERARSRAEQLAAGANGQAGAAANEVERQRARLDEFAAGSYRQGSKLGSLTAYVGASGPDDLLDRAELLDTVGRSQLDVLDDLERAHIDRVNKDSLARKALRDAAESRAAAAAAQERAEAAENAAVAARAAQAGRAAGIEAERDGVQAELSDARAAVQGLESQRDRYEEWLEASQAAQAAQDQAAASESVGQGSVVPDDDPGPVTGSTEAVIQRALSQLGMPYAWGGGDADGPTRGIRDGGVADSHGDYRKIGFDCSGLMIYAFAAAGVELDHYSGYQYQSGTQVPLSSMQRGDMLFWRSGGRVHHVALYLGGGQMVEAPYSGSQVRVAPVRYSGIAPYAVRVL; the protein is encoded by the coding sequence GTGCGGCGACCTCGACGACTCACCGGCGGCCTGGTGCTCGCCTCCGCGATCGCCCTCGCGCTCCCGGTGGCCGCCGGCAGCGCGCCGGAACCGCCGGCGCGACCTGGCGACGGCGAGATCCAAACACAGCGCGACCGGGTCGGCGACCGGGCGGACCGCGTCGGAGAGCTGACCCAGCGCCTGGCCGAGTCCGAGACCCGGCTCACCGAGCTGGGCGCGCAGGTGGAACTCGCCATGGAGGACGCCAACAAGGCGCGCGTCGATCTCGCCCGCGCCGAACGTGCCCGCTCCCGGGCCGAGCAGCTCGCCGCCGGGGCGAACGGCCAAGCGGGGGCCGCCGCGAACGAGGTCGAGCGCCAGCGCGCCCGGCTCGACGAGTTCGCCGCGGGCAGCTACCGCCAGGGCAGCAAGCTCGGTTCGCTCACCGCCTACGTCGGAGCGAGCGGCCCGGACGACCTGCTCGACCGCGCCGAACTGCTCGACACGGTCGGGCGCAGCCAGCTCGACGTGCTCGACGACCTGGAACGCGCGCACATCGACCGGGTCAACAAGGACTCGCTGGCCCGCAAGGCGTTGCGCGACGCCGCGGAGTCGCGCGCCGCGGCGGCAGCGGCCCAGGAGCGCGCCGAAGCCGCCGAGAACGCCGCGGTCGCCGCGAGGGCCGCGCAGGCCGGTCGGGCCGCGGGCATCGAGGCCGAGCGGGACGGGGTGCAGGCCGAGCTCAGCGACGCGCGCGCCGCCGTGCAGGGCCTGGAGTCCCAGCGCGACCGGTACGAGGAGTGGCTCGAAGCCAGCCAGGCCGCGCAAGCCGCGCAGGACCAGGCGGCCGCCTCGGAATCGGTCGGCCAGGGCAGCGTGGTGCCGGACGACGACCCCGGCCCGGTCACGGGATCTACCGAGGCCGTGATCCAGCGGGCGCTGTCCCAGCTGGGCATGCCCTATGCCTGGGGCGGCGGCGACGCCGACGGCCCGACGCGCGGCATCCGCGACGGGGGAGTGGCCGACTCCCACGGCGACTACCGCAAGATCGGCTTCGACTGCTCGGGCCTCATGATCTACGCGTTCGCCGCGGCGGGTGTGGAGCTCGACCACTACAGCGGCTACCAGTACCAATCGGGCACGCAGGTCCCGCTGTCGTCCATGCAGCGCGGCGACATGCTCTTCTGGCGCTCGGGCGGGCGCGTGCACCACGTGGCCCTCTACCTGGGGGGCGGGCAGATGGTGGAGGCGCCGTACTCGGGTTCGCAGGTGCGGGTGGCTCCCGTCCGCTACTCGGGCATCGCGCCCTACGCGGTCCGGGTGCTCTGA
- a CDS encoding Sir2 family NAD-dependent protein deacetylase, which translates to MTAPGSDPASAHAHARELFATARRITALTGAGVSTASGIPDFRGPDGVWTRDPRAQRLSDIDSYVADPEVRRLAWQARAEHPAWAAEPNAAHRAFADLAEQGRLTSLLTQNIDGLHQRGGVGAGLVLELHGSVFGVVCLDCGATGSMRAALARVADGEDDPPCRSCGGILKSSTVSFGQSLDPDVIRASQRAALDCDLFLAAGTSLTVHPAAGLAELAVRAGARLVICNAEPTPYDELAAAVLRDPLVEILPELAAVPVSDSAEPLRTWGDPSTWS; encoded by the coding sequence GTGACAGCACCCGGTAGTGATCCCGCCTCCGCGCACGCCCACGCCCGCGAGTTGTTCGCCACCGCCCGGCGGATCACGGCGCTGACCGGGGCCGGGGTCTCGACCGCCTCCGGCATCCCGGACTTCCGCGGCCCGGACGGCGTGTGGACGCGCGATCCGCGGGCGCAGCGGCTCAGCGACATCGACTCCTACGTCGCCGACCCGGAGGTGCGCAGGCTGGCGTGGCAGGCCCGCGCGGAGCACCCGGCCTGGGCGGCGGAGCCGAACGCGGCGCACCGCGCGTTCGCCGACCTCGCCGAGCAGGGCAGGTTGACCTCGTTGCTGACGCAGAACATCGACGGGCTGCACCAGCGCGGCGGGGTCGGCGCCGGCCTGGTGCTGGAACTGCACGGATCGGTGTTCGGCGTGGTCTGCCTGGACTGCGGCGCCACCGGTTCGATGCGGGCGGCGCTGGCCCGCGTCGCCGACGGCGAGGACGATCCGCCGTGCCGGTCCTGCGGCGGCATCCTCAAGTCCAGCACCGTCTCGTTCGGCCAGTCCCTCGACCCCGACGTGATCCGCGCGTCGCAGCGGGCCGCGCTGGACTGCGACCTGTTCCTGGCCGCCGGGACCTCGCTGACGGTGCATCCCGCGGCGGGCCTGGCGGAGCTCGCGGTGCGCGCGGGAGCGCGGCTGGTCATCTGCAACGCCGAACCCACTCCGTACGACGAGCTCGCCGCCGCGGTGCTGCGCGATCCCCTGGTGGAGATCCTGCCGGAACTCGCCGCGGTCCCCGTGTCGGATTCCGCGGAACCCCTGCGCACCTGGGGTGACCCGAGCACCTGGAGCTGA